A single window of Salvia splendens isolate huo1 chromosome 6, SspV2, whole genome shotgun sequence DNA harbors:
- the LOC121808107 gene encoding AT-rich interactive domain-containing protein 5-like, giving the protein MSQSDVQMVDSEKIHDDSGNNIQESKCKVVDPKEGEEEVPCEAAASGDVNGREDVGEDINIVVDKKVEDKMDVKTAVEDQTSPVKEVSEQIEGSDYGITITRSDNEELINTATAAEAKTVASDCKETTTTTETAAEAQADSSDCKELTNTATAAEVKTVASDCKETTTTETAAEAQTSSSDCKEPINTEIVAEAQTTSAMEKQEDIQFEMVECDAANAGVKEDEPTKNDEMDGNQGEDIDKRPNEDADVKFEVVECDGTDSGVKEDEPAKNDMLDGNQGSNVEKKPTEDVVKEPGEIGKDTDDTKHVASETMVENFDAGNVSSQNRQLPTETFANKDPQGHNAESGAVRPCEDEGMEDAVHCDQDKMIKEKEQGAESFLVSHETHGNEKAFETAAKPDAAESSLASQSEPFTPNSLIKCSSQKTADHSGETAHTVSSQATLPFMGEDDDGTPEDQAAFMKELENFYRERAVEFKPPKFYGHPLNCLKLWRAVIRLGGYDRVTGSKLWRQVGESFHPPKTCTTVSWTFRIFYEKSLLEYERHKTQSGELQLPVVMLPEVSGGDGEGNGYQGSGSGPGRARRDSAARAMQGWHAQRLGAGEAGDPIIKEKNLSNMAKNEKNLKSISSLKLKRPNEVEHSTSNKAARTDISKQLVTSVVDVGPPADWVKINVRQTKECFEVYALVPGLLREEVRVQSDPAGRLVITGQPEQVDNPWGITPFKKVITLPARIQPVQTSAVVSLHGRLYVRIPIEQASI; this is encoded by the exons ATGAGCCAAAGTGATGTACAGATGGTGGATTCTGAAAAAATCCATGATGATTCTGGAAATAACATCCAGGAGTCTAAATGTAAAGTGGTAGACCCTAAGGAAGGTGAAGAGGAAGTTCCTTGTGAAGCTGCTGCCTCGGGGGATGTAAATGGAAGGGAGGATGTCGGAGAAGACATAAATATAGTTGTAGATAAAAAAGTTGAAGACAAGATGGATGTGAAGACAGCAGTGGAAGACCAAACTAGCCCTGTAAAAGAGGTATCTGAGCAAATAGAAGGATCGGACTATGGAATAACTATAACCAGAAGTGATAATGAAGAGCTGATAAACACTGCAACTGCGGCTGAAGCAAAAACTGTTGCTAGTGATTGTAAAGAGACAACCACCACCACTGAAACCGCTGCTGAAGCACAAGCTGATTCTAGTGATTGTAAAGAGCTGACAAACACTGCAACTGCGGCTGAAGTAAAAACTGTTGCTAGTGATTGTAAAGAGACAACCACCACTGAAACCGCTGCTGAAGCACAAACTTCTTCTAGTGATTGTAAAGAGCCAATAAACACCGAAATTGTGGCTGAAGCACAAACTACAAGTGCAATGGAGAAACAAGAAGACATACAATTTGAAATGGTTGAGTGCGATGCTGCTAATGCTGGGGTGAAAGAAGATGAGCCCACTAAGAATGATGAGATGGATGGAAACCAAGGGGAAGATATTGACAAAAGACCCAATGAAGATGCCGATGTAAAATTTGAAGTGGTTGAATGTGATGGTACTGATTCTGGGGTGAAAGAAGACGAGCCTGCTAAGAATGATATGCTGGATGGAAACCAAGGGAGCAATGTCGAGAAAAAACCAACTGAAGATGTTGTCAAAGAGCCTGGAGAGATTGGTAAGGATACTGATGACACCAAACATGTTGCTAGTGAGACGATGGTGGAAAATTTTGATGCTGGAAACGTCTCTTCGCAAAATAGGCAGCTTCCAACTGAAACTTTTGCCAATAAAGATCCTCAAGGACACAATGCTGAGTCAGGTGCTGTTAGACCATGTGAGGATGAAGGGATGGAAGATGCAGTTCACTGTGATCAGGATAAGATGATTAAAGAAAAAGAACAGGGTGCAGAATCCTTTCTTGTTAGCCATGAAACACATGGGAATGAAAAAGCTTTTGAAACTGCCGCCAAACCTGATGCTGCAGAATCTTCACTTGCAAGCCAATCTGAACCTTTTACACCCAATTCCCTTATCAAATGTTCTTCTCAAAAGACTGCAGATCATAGTGGAGAAACAGCCCATACAGTCTCTAGCCAAGCAACACTACCTTTC atgGGGGAGGATGATGACGGAACACCTGAGGATCAAGCAGCATTCATGAAGGAGCTTGAGAATTTCTACAGGGAGAGGGCAGTGGAATTTAAACCACCCAAATTTTATGGGCATCCACTAAATTGTCTGAA GTTATGGAGGGCTGTTATTAGGTTGGGAGGCTATGACAGG GTAACTGGATCCAAGTTATGGAGGCAGGTAGGAGAGTCATTCCATCCACCAAA GACTTGTACAACAGTTTCTTGGACCTTTCGAATCTTCTATGAGAAG TCTCTCCTGGAATATGAAAGACATAAGACACAAAGTGGTGAGCTTCAACTCCCTGTAGTAATGCTCCCAGAAGTATCTGGTGGTGATGGTGAG GGAAATGGTTATCAGGGATCAGGATCAGGACCAGGAAGGGCTAGAAGAGATTCTGCTGCCCGTGCTATGCAAGGTTGGCATGCCCAACGCCTTGGTGCTGGTGAGGCTGGGGACCCAATTATAAAG GAAAAGAATCTCAGCAATATGGCAAAGAATGAGAAGAATCTCAAAAGCATTA GTTCATTAAAACTGAAGAGGCCAAATGAAGTGGAGCATTCAACTTCAAACAAAGCTGCTCGAACTGACATATCTAAACA ATTGGTGACATCTGTTGTTGATGTTGGGCCCCCAGCTGACTGGGTGAAAATCAACGTACGCCAAACT AAGGAATGTTTTGAGGTTTATGCCCTAGTACCGGGATTGTTACGTGAGGAG GTACGAGTTCAATCTGATCCTGCTGGACGTTTGGTCATAACAGGTCAACCCGAGCAAGTTGATAATCCCTGGGGGATTACACCATTCAAAAAG GTTATTACCTTACCGGCAAGAATTCAACCAGTTCAGACTTCTGCTGTGGTAAGCCTGCATGGACGCCTCTATGTCCGCATTCCTATTGAGCAGGCAAGCATCTAG